In a single window of the Papaver somniferum cultivar HN1 chromosome 8, ASM357369v1, whole genome shotgun sequence genome:
- the LOC113304637 gene encoding actin-depolymerizing factor: MANSASGMAVHDDCKLKFLELKAKRNYRFIVFKIEEKIQQVTVERLGEPGETYEDFAACLPENECRYAVYDFDFTTNENCQKSKIFFIAWSPDTSRVRSKMLYASSKDRFKRELDGIQVELQATDPSEMSMDIIISRAL, encoded by the exons ATG GCGAATTCGGCATCTGGAATGGCGGTGCATGATGATTGTAAGCTCAAGTTTTTGGAGCTAAAAGCTAAAAGGAACTACCGATTCATTGTCTTCAAGATTGAAGAGAAGATACAACAAGTAACTGTGGAGAGGCTCGGTGAACCTGGCGAAACCTATGAAGATTTTGCTGCTTGTTTACCAGAGAATGAATGTCGTTATGCTGTCTACGATTTCGATTTCACTACTAATGAAAACTGCCAGAAAagcaaaattttcttcattgcaTG GTCTCCTGATACATCAAGGGTGAGGAGTAAGATGTTGTATGCCAGCTCCAAGGATAGATTCAAGAGAGAACTGGACGGAATCCAAGTCGAATTGCAGGCAACAGACCCTAGTGAGATGAGCATGGACATCATCATAAGCCGAGCACTTTAA
- the LOC113305250 gene encoding receptor-like protein EIX1 — protein MVSLVGAVCSDREAKALLNFKQELVDSSDFLSDWVGKDCCKWNGVICDIKTENTSVVQLNLQGFGLDGMLNPSLVQLDKLNYLDLSSNTFSETSLPSFLGSLHNLRYLNLSRSFDSVENIQWLSNLSSLQYLGMSYIDLENASSNWFHTVTMIPSLLELHLRYCNLYPNFPSISYSNLTSLKVLDLSYTGLNSTLPEWFYNLISIEKLDIHYNNFRGTISEAISNLVNLTNLDISSNDFEGEIPETLGNLCNLQSLDLSDNYFKGEVYFLANPSSCIGSSLTLISLNGNQFSGPLPEKLGSFKNLEYLSFMSNSFSGPIPSSLGELSSLKMLNGFFNKLNGSLPESFGRLSKLRILRLAFNALEGIISEAHFANLTSLEELEVHSLVFKLKPDWIPPFQLQVANLQACQLGPRFPKWLQTQKNISRIDISNAGIAETVVPAWFWNMTNQFSFLNLSHNQIHGQVPDLLIPDDASGGLVYLNSNRFMGKLPRISPRVGELDLSDNLFNGSISALLCNPLGKMNTRMLHLSGNQLSGEIPDCWSDWWNLESVSLAGNYLTGEIPASIGSINTLRSLHLRNNSLSGELPSALLKCRELRVIDISENHFTGNIPKWIGEYLFLLILRLRFNKFHGVIPQQLCHLGSVQILDFAHNNLSGTIPRCFNNFTPMTTLQKDGDTISYSEYFGGPIEIASLVTKGREFEYSNTLTLLTIMDLSDNSLSGDIPEELTNLISLRSLNLSRNHFTGRVPNKIGNMSILESLDLSKNELSGSIPQSMVNLTFLSHLNLSYNNLSGKIPSGTQLLSLPNSSFIGNGRNLVLLLFIE, from the coding sequence ATGGTCAGTTTGGTAGGTGCTGTTTGCAGTGATAGAGAAGCTAAAGCTCTCTTAAACTTCAAACAAGAATTGGTAGATTCTTCTGATTTTCTCTCTGATTGGGTTGGTAAAGATTGTTGCAAATGGAATGGAGTAATTTGCGATATAAAAACTGAAAATACTAGTGTTGTGCAGCTCAACTTGCAAGGATTTGGCTTAGATGGTATGTTAAATCCTTCACTGGTACAGTTAGATAAGTTGAATTATTTAGATTTAAGCTCAAATACTTTTTCAGAAACCTCATTACCATCTTTCTTGGGTTCACTACATAATTTGAGATATCTTAATCTATCTAGAAGTTTTGACAGTGTGGAAAATATTCAATGGCTTTCTAATCTTTCTTCTCTGCAATATCTTGGTATGTCCTATATTGACTTGGAAAATGCATCATCTAATTGGTTTCACACAGTTACTATGATTCCATCTTTATTAGAATTACATCTACGCTACTGTAACCTGTATCCAAACTTTCCTTCTATTTCATACTCAAATCTCACTTCTCTTAAAGTTCTTGATCTTAGTTACACTGGTCTTAATTCAACCTTGCCAGAATGGTTCTATAATCTTATAAGTATTGAGAAACTTGATATTCATTACAATAATTTTCGAGGAACAATTTCAGAAGCTATTAGTAACCTTGTCAATCTAACTAACCTTGATATCTCATCCAATGATTTTGAGGGAGAGATACCAGAAACCTTAGGAAATCTTTGCAACTTGCAGTCATTAGACTTGTCAGATAACTACTTCAAGGGAGAAGTTTATTTTTTAGCAAATCCGTCCAGTTGTATTGGGAGTAGCTTGACGTTGATAAGTTTGAATGGTAATCAATTTTCAGGTCCATTGCCTGAGAAATTAGGGAGTTTCAAGAATCTTGAGTACCTTTCTTTTATGAGTAATTCATTTTCTGGTCCGATTCCGTCTTCGTTAGGTGAACTGTCGTCGTTGAAGATGTTAAATGGTTTTTTCAATAAGTTGAATGGTTCTTTACCGGAGAGTTTTGGACGTCTTTCGAAATTGAGAATTTTGAGACTTGCCTTTAATGCTCTAGAAGGCATAATAAGTGAAGCTCATTTCGCAAATCTCACAAGTCTGGAAGAACTAGAAGTGCATTCTCTAGTTTTTAAGTTGAAACCTGATTGGATTCCTCCATTTCAACTTCAGGTTGCAAACTTGCAGGCTTGTCAACTAGGACCTCGGTTCCCTAAATGGTTACAAACCCAAAAAAATATTAGTCGAATCGATATATCTAATGCAGGCATTGCAGAAACAGTCGTTCCTGCTTGGTTTTGGAATATGACTAATCAGTTCAGTTTCTTAAATTTATCTCACAATCAGATTCATGGACAAGTACCAGATTTGTTGATTCCTGACGATGCGTCAGGGGGACTAGTTTACTTGAATTCCAACCGTTTCATGGGTAAATTGCCCAGAATATCACCTCGTGTGGGAGAACTGGATCTTTCTGACAACTTATTTAATGGATCAATATCTGCTTTGCTGTGCAATCCATTAGGCAAAATGAATACTCGAATGCTTCATCTCTCAGGAAACCAATTATCTGGAGAAATTCCAGACTGTTGGTCTGACTGGTGGAATCTGGAATCGGTAAGTTTGGCAGGAAACTACCTTACCGGAGAGATTCCGGCATCTATCGGTTCTATAAACACCCTTCGCTCACTGCATTTGCGAAATAATTCTCTTTCAGGAGAATTACCTTCAGCATTGCTCAAGTGCAGGGAACTGAGAGTGATTGATATTAGTGAGAATCACTTCACTGGGAACATACCAAAATGGATTGGGGAGTATTTGTTTCTCCTTATCCTTCGATTACGCTTCAACAAGTTCCATGGTGTTATTCCTCAGCAACTCTGTCACCTAGGTTCAGTGCAAATTTTGGACTTTGCTCATAATAATCTATCGGGTACAATTCCAAGATGTTTCAACAATTTTACCCCAATGACAACACTGCAGAAGGATGGGGACACCATATCGTATTCCGAATATTTTGGAGGACCTATAGAGATTGCATCTTTGGTGACAAAAGGAAGAGAATTTGAATACAGCAACACCCTTACACTGCTTACAATCATGGACCTTTCTGACAACAGTTTATCAGGTGACATTCCTGAAGAACTAACAAATTTGATCAGTTTACGGTCTTTAAATTTGTCGCGTAACCATTTTACAGGAAGAGTTCCAAACAAGATTGGGAACATGAGTATATTGGAGTCTCTTGATTTGTCAAAAAACGAACTCTCAGGTTCAATTCCTCAAAGTATGGTGAACTTAACCTTTCTAAGTCACTTGAACTTGTCATATAACAACTTGTCGGGAAAAATCCCATCGGGTACTCAACTTCTAAGTTTGCCTAACTCAAGTTTTATTGGTAACGGGAGAAATCTGGTCTTACTGCTTTTTATCGAATAA